A part of Roseitalea porphyridii genomic DNA contains:
- the recJ gene encoding single-stranded-DNA-specific exonuclease RecJ has translation MSTRPAFLDVRQSARQCRWVERLTPAQSNVALDIAQTHGMDEILARVLAARGVAAADAPGFIDPTIKALMPDPSVITDLNAAAARIARAISTGERVAIFGDYDVDGAASSALLARYLRHFGIEPAVYIPDRIFEGYGPNPAAMRTLAEDASLIVTVDCGTNSAAAFEAIAGSGTEIVVLDHHQIGGPLPEVAAVVNPNRDDDMSGLTYLCAAGVVFMTLVDVSRQLRADGRKNAPDLMALLDLVALATVCDVVPLMGLNRAFVVKGLQVARRQNNPGLAALASIARIGEPLAPFHFGYVLGPRINAGGRIGDAALGARLLATDDADGARALAGELDALNAQRQAIEAEMVEQARAEAERELQSANPPSVIVTESDRWHPGIAGLIAARLRESFRKPAFAIAFDANGVGTGSGRSIAGFDLGRLVRRAVEAGILEKGGGHAMAAGLTVRADRLGSLRAFFEEQAAGRVSDLVANDVLEIDGALSASGVTAELIDRLEQAGPFGSGNPQPVFVLPRHQIGHVKPVGNGHLKLSLRGMGPGSLDAIAFRVRDEPLGRMLSENVGNGLHLAGTVSINHWNGRRIPQLRVIDAAVPEG, from the coding sequence ATGAGCACGCGCCCGGCCTTTCTCGATGTGCGCCAGTCCGCCCGCCAGTGCCGCTGGGTGGAACGGCTGACGCCGGCGCAGTCCAACGTCGCTCTCGACATCGCCCAGACCCACGGGATGGACGAGATCCTCGCCCGCGTACTCGCGGCACGCGGTGTTGCCGCCGCGGACGCGCCGGGCTTCATCGATCCGACGATCAAGGCCTTGATGCCCGATCCGTCCGTCATCACGGACCTCAATGCGGCGGCTGCCCGGATCGCACGCGCGATCTCCACGGGCGAACGCGTCGCGATCTTCGGCGACTATGATGTCGACGGGGCGGCATCGAGCGCGCTGCTAGCGCGCTATCTGCGTCATTTCGGCATCGAGCCCGCGGTCTACATTCCCGACCGGATCTTCGAGGGCTACGGCCCCAACCCGGCGGCGATGCGCACGCTCGCCGAGGACGCCTCGCTGATCGTCACCGTCGACTGCGGCACCAACAGCGCGGCCGCTTTCGAGGCAATCGCCGGATCGGGCACCGAGATCGTCGTCCTCGACCATCACCAGATCGGCGGGCCGCTGCCGGAGGTGGCGGCCGTCGTGAACCCCAACCGCGACGATGACATGTCGGGGCTGACCTATCTGTGCGCGGCGGGCGTGGTGTTCATGACGCTGGTCGACGTGTCGCGACAGCTTCGCGCCGATGGTCGCAAAAATGCTCCTGACCTGATGGCGCTGCTCGATCTGGTCGCGCTGGCGACGGTCTGCGACGTGGTCCCGCTGATGGGATTGAACCGGGCATTCGTCGTCAAGGGCCTGCAGGTGGCGCGGCGGCAGAACAATCCGGGTCTGGCCGCGCTCGCCTCGATCGCCCGCATCGGCGAGCCGCTGGCGCCGTTCCATTTCGGCTATGTGCTCGGCCCGCGCATCAATGCCGGCGGTCGGATCGGCGACGCTGCGCTCGGCGCGCGGCTGCTCGCCACCGACGATGCGGACGGCGCGCGGGCGCTTGCCGGCGAACTCGATGCGCTGAACGCCCAGCGCCAGGCGATCGAAGCCGAGATGGTCGAGCAGGCGCGCGCGGAGGCCGAGCGTGAGCTGCAGTCGGCCAATCCGCCCTCGGTGATCGTCACCGAAAGCGACCGGTGGCATCCGGGCATCGCGGGCCTGATCGCCGCGCGGCTGCGTGAATCCTTCCGGAAGCCGGCCTTCGCCATAGCCTTTGACGCCAACGGGGTCGGGACGGGTTCGGGGCGCTCGATCGCCGGCTTCGATCTGGGCCGGCTCGTGCGCCGCGCCGTCGAAGCCGGCATCCTCGAAAAGGGCGGCGGTCATGCCATGGCGGCGGGCCTGACGGTGCGGGCGGACCGGCTCGGGAGCCTGCGCGCCTTCTTCGAGGAGCAGGCGGCCGGGCGCGTATCCGATCTCGTCGCCAACGACGTGCTGGAAATCGACGGCGCGCTATCGGCGTCTGGCGTGACGGCGGAGCTGATCGACCGGCTCGAGCAGGCCGGCCCGTTCGGTTCGGGCAATCCGCAGCCGGTGTTCGTGCTGCCGCGCCATCAGATCGGTCACGTCAAGCCGGTCGGCAACGGCCATCTGAAGCTGTCGCTGCGCGGCATGGGGCCGGGGAGCCTCGATGCGATCGCCTTCAGGGTTCGCGACGAGCCACTGGGGCGGATGCTGTCGGAAAATGTCGGCAACGGTCTGCATCTGGCCGGGACCGTATCGATCAATCACTGGAACGGCCGGCGCATTCCGCAGCTTCGCGTCATCGACGCGGCCGTGCCGGAGGGCTGA